A window of Tautonia plasticadhaerens contains these coding sequences:
- a CDS encoding hybrid sensor histidine kinase/response regulator: MDRTTRRIVVRYAFAAVSVALTLPLKLLVIDDTLGTVPPYMLFLFPVILTAWCAGVGPGVLSVALNAAACAYVHHEPTRTLRIEDPREALLLAIFMAEGLLVCWLMGRLHRARVRAEEAKTAQETFLAMVGHELRVPLNPILIEASARLDDPATPPSLRPPFERIRRAAELEARLIDDLLDAVRLGRGRGSFRFQEVDAHEAVRQALEACRADWEARRQAVSVELEATAHRVRGDGGRLQQVVWNLVRNASKFSPEGGTIEVRSRDEPCGTMVIEVTDRGVGLDHGDRDAIFAPFAQAETTAGRFEGLGLGLAICRLIVDAHGGRLDVSSPGRGRGATFSLRLHTLDAAAAEPGSEAEAETEAGPGLDAPDRTPDPEPRPVGDPRRLVLVVDDDETTAQLLSELLGLDGYEVIVAHTVSGAMAAPLGRIGCVITDLDLPDGSGADLARRFRGHNDAPVIALSGYDPGGFDHEACDDAGFAARLVKPVDYPALQAALREAIDRAAPVGR; encoded by the coding sequence ATGGATCGGACGACCCGCCGCATCGTGGTCCGCTACGCCTTCGCCGCGGTGTCCGTGGCGCTGACGCTGCCGCTCAAGCTGCTCGTCATCGACGACACGCTCGGCACCGTCCCGCCCTACATGCTCTTCCTCTTCCCGGTGATCCTGACTGCCTGGTGCGCCGGGGTCGGCCCCGGCGTGCTCTCGGTGGCGTTGAACGCGGCGGCCTGCGCCTACGTCCACCACGAGCCGACCCGGACCCTGAGGATCGAGGACCCGAGGGAGGCGTTGCTGCTGGCCATCTTCATGGCCGAGGGGCTGCTCGTCTGCTGGCTGATGGGCCGCCTGCACCGGGCCCGGGTCCGCGCCGAGGAGGCGAAGACGGCGCAGGAGACCTTCCTGGCGATGGTCGGCCACGAGCTGAGGGTGCCGCTCAACCCCATCCTGATCGAGGCCTCCGCCCGGCTGGACGACCCGGCGACCCCCCCGTCGCTGCGCCCCCCCTTCGAGCGGATCCGCCGCGCGGCCGAGCTGGAGGCGAGGCTCATCGACGACCTGCTCGACGCCGTCCGCCTCGGCCGGGGTCGCGGGTCGTTCCGCTTCCAGGAGGTCGACGCCCACGAGGCGGTCCGCCAGGCGTTGGAGGCCTGCCGGGCCGACTGGGAGGCGAGGCGTCAGGCCGTCTCGGTCGAGCTGGAGGCGACGGCCCACCGCGTCCGGGGGGACGGGGGGCGGCTGCAGCAGGTCGTCTGGAACCTCGTCCGGAACGCCTCGAAGTTCTCCCCCGAGGGGGGGACGATCGAGGTCCGATCCCGGGACGAGCCGTGCGGGACGATGGTGATCGAGGTGACCGACCGGGGCGTCGGCCTCGACCACGGCGACCGGGACGCCATCTTCGCCCCCTTCGCCCAGGCCGAGACCACCGCCGGCCGGTTCGAGGGGCTCGGCCTCGGGCTGGCAATCTGCCGGCTGATCGTCGACGCCCACGGCGGGCGCCTCGACGTCTCCAGCCCCGGCCGGGGCCGGGGCGCTACCTTCTCCCTCCGCCTCCATACCCTGGACGCCGCCGCCGCCGAGCCGGGATCCGAGGCCGAGGCCGAAACCGAGGCGGGACCGGGCCTCGACGCCCCCGACCGCACCCCCGACCCCGAGCCCCGTCCCGTCGGCGATCCCCGGCGGCTGGTGCTGGTCGTCGACGACGACGAGACCACCGCCCAGCTGCTCTCCGAGCTGCTCGGGCTCGACGGCTACGAGGTGATCGTCGCCCACACGGTCTCCGGGGCGATGGCCGCGCCGCTCGGCCGGATCGGCTGCGTCATCACCGACCTCGACCTGCCCGACGGCAGCGGTGCCGACCTCGCCCGGCGGTTCCGGGGCCACAACGACGCCCCCGTCATCGCCCTCTCCGGCTACGACCCCGGCGGCTTCGACCACGAGGCCTGCGACGACGCCGGGTTCGCCGCCCGGCTGGTCAAGCCCGTCGACTATCCCGCCCTCCAGGCCGCCCTCCGCGAGGCGATCGACCGGGCCGCCCCGGTCGGCCGCTGA